Genomic DNA from Solanum dulcamara chromosome 4, daSolDulc1.2, whole genome shotgun sequence:
AGagcttataattattagtcttcgactaaacatatatatttttgtattttcttcTCCCTTCGcacattttttaattaaaactcactctttatttttttcttttgataacaCTAGATATTACATGtgactaagagcccgtttggattggcttataagttgcttataagttgttttcagatttttttgagtatttggtTGGCCAACTTAAAggcattttgtgcttaaaataagcccaaaaAAAGAATTAGGTttgtttggcttaacttatctaaagcggcttataagctgaaaacagcttataagccaaaaacAATAAGCTGGGCTACCCcaacttattatttttttagcttataagttgttttcagcttataagctgcttaaaataagttaagtcaaACAGGCACTAAATGACCTAGCTGCTCGAGAACCTTCTAACTAGGACATTTCTACGCCAACGAACTTATCCCTAATCGTTTTCACTCCCATGTCATAGAGGTGAGACAAAGAATCAACTCCTAAACGGTTCTTTACCAAATTATATGCATTTCCGAATAGATCACCAAATTACACATGACCAAtgctaaaaatcaattttggtTCCATACATCATAACAGTTCAATCCAAATTTAGTGTGACCCTTCTATACATCAATTCACATTCAATGTGCATAATCCCAATTTCGACGATACTCAAAACTTACACAAGCACACAATAGATTTCATAATTAAAGTTACTCCTCCACAGTAAGTAGTAACACATCAATCGCTCAAAAGGCTAGAAATGCAAAATAAATTGAGAGGGTTGCCCAATAGGATATGGGGTTACAGGTTAAGACACTAATAAAAGATGTGGCAACAGGTCAGGGAAATAGTCACTGTGTTAGGAATCAGCAATCCAAGTCGAaataagaaagaagagaaatattCAAACTCGAAGCTTTTGTGTCCTAATTTAAATAACATAAAAGACTGATCTAAGAAGGCGAGCGAACTATATTTTTTGcagtttatgttatttttggtCTATTTCAAGAGTCTGGTGCAACTTTTTGAGGTGCAAATCtatgtttctttttcttcttcttcttttgtgtaTGGTGCAGTTCTTGATGTTGTGGTTTTTGggcttttgagaggattttctGGTGTtctagttttaaaaaaaaagaagtttcaGAGTTCTGTCATAGACCAAAAGTGCTTATTTTTTGGCAAACTTAAAGGACCAAAACTGCTTAGATGATACTTAAGGGACTATTTTGAACCTACTACCAAAGATAAGGgaccatttttgtcattttcgcGGGTGGGGgtgttatatatatacagaGAGAGGGGGGAGGAGAGAGAACCTTTCAAATGCTTGCAAAATGTCCACCATCAGAGGTCGATTGCGGAAATCAAACTCAAAACAGCCATTGAGAACATCCTCAATAGCAGTGGGGAGGCCACCAGGAAGTTGTGGCTTTTCTTGGTTTATCACCACTGAACGATAGATATCTTGGACTGATTTACCAAACCAGGGCTGAACACCAGTCAACATCTCAATAATGCTACATCCAAATCCCCAAGAATCAGTCTCACAAGTTATTGGGCCTCTAACCTCAGGTTCCCACTGTTCCGGAGCCATGTAATTTGGAGTTCCACGCCTTAATGCTAGATCTGAATCAGACGGTTGAACTCCAAGAAGAAGATACGGTATCCCAAAGTCTCCGAGGAACACTTCGTCATGTTCGTTCAGAAGAAAATTAGTTGGCTTAAGGTTCAGAACCAGGACATTCATTGAATGCAATTCTTGTATTACTTTAGCCAATTCAATACCATATCTGTAAGACATGAGCATTCTATATTAGCAAGTGCCAATTTCATAATGAAAACTTTTACCTTTCTAATaataatactccctccgtttcaatttgtttgtcttactttccttttttgttcGTTTCAAAAAGGAATGTCTCATTTCTTTTTTGGCAACACTTTAATTATAACTTTCAACATGGCATATTTAAGACCACAGGATTAAAGAGCATTTGggtacattctacatatctttagtttaagaccacaagttttaaaagtctcatttactttcttaaactccgtgtcaagtcaaaattagacaaacaaattgaaacggagggagtatgtCTATTACCTAAGAACATCAGGTAACTGAAGCTTCCCTCTTTTCAGCCGAGTCATTTTATCGCCAACTGACCCCTCATAGGATCTCATAACTATACAGATCTATCCAGAGAAACATTATTCAGAAAGTAAGAAcaatgagaaaatgacaaaaatgttCCCTTATATTTAAGGTTAGGTTCAAAATGGTCCCTTAAGTATGCACTGAAGGGTTTTAGTCCTTCAAGTCTGCTGCCAAAGATTAACAGCTGTAGTCTCCGtcaaatatttatcaaactcTTGTCTGATAGATTTGAAGAGAACTATGACAAAAAGGAAATTAGAGGGAACTCACATTTAGAGGTAGAGATTTTGTAGTTTATGCTATTTTTGATTCATTTCTAAAATCTGCTGCAACTTTTTGAGATGTAATTCTTAGTGTCTAGTGCAATTTTTGTGTCGCATATTTTAGGATTTGATAGGACTTTCTTGGTGTTTATCGTAAAATCTTGTTTTACACTATTTCTATCAAATCTAGTGAATATAAATTGTTAAACATCTGACAGAGACTAAAATTTTTGGTGAACTTAAAAGACCAAAATTGTTCAATGCATAGTTAAGGGACAATTTTACAACTATCCTCAAACATAAAGgaccatttttgtcattttgtctAAGAACAATAAACAAATTGTAAGGCCCCATATAGAGGTAAGCAAAATTATGCAGACAGAATTTCACCTTTCCAGATATTACAGAGATACCATGCAACCAGCAAACACCTTGGAATTGTTTAGACTTCAAATTCACCCATAACTCCTCGAACTTACTTAAGAAAGCCTTTACTTGATCCTCATTTATAGGATGTAACCTTTTTATAGCTACTTCGTGATTCTCATCGTAATCGGTAGCTGATTGATGATGTGTGGCTGACCAAACATCACCAAAGTATCCACGCCCAATCCTCTGTTTAAGTTTGATTGAAGCAGGATCAATGTATGGACCCGCGGGGGCAGGTGCCGCAACAACAGTTCTAAGATGATCAGGATCTCCTTCATAAAGCTCGTAATCGAAAGAGGCTGCCAGAGGAGATCCTTTGATATCTTTAGCCATTTTCTCAGCTAAGAAGGCAAagaccaaaaaaacaaaaaagagaatCTTTAGCCATTTTCTCAGCTAAGAAGGCAAACACCCACAACTAGCATTGCATGTTATAGGAACTTCCACCAGTAAATAAAACTGAATTATTCAATTCCTCAAGCAACATTTCTAAAACAATGGAAATACTATTTCTTGAAGGAAGAACAGTTTAACCCATGATACTCCTTTTGTAAAGAAATGGATCTTtggcctaactcaaccccaaaagctagctcttGAGAGTAGGATTGCTCAAGACCATATAAGCAAACCACACGTCCATTCCCCAACCAATGTGAGACTCTAAACCATTCTAACACCCCTCTTTACGCCCAGACCCAACTGGAGCGTGGACCAGAAGCCCAAATGGAGATGGAACTGGCACTGATAATATGTAAAGAAATGAATTTTGggtctaactcaaccccaaaagctagctccaAGGGAGGAGGATTGCCCAAGCCTTATCCATCCCTTCACCGATGTGGGACATTCCATTCATCACCTTTTATATGCAGCGAAGTTCTACATTCATCATAGATATGGGAtccttttatttttgtaattgaCTCATCTAAATATATCAGATAGAAGGAACATCAAAAAGAATCTTGATGTCACTAGAAAGCTTTAAGCATTTACAGATAACTTCAGTAGCAAAGATAAACAATAGTTTCAATCTAAGACTAGACTTGGGCTCTACAGATTAAATTAAGATAGCTGGTAGCGACATATTTCCTCCATAAACCATATATAATTTCAAAGTTCTAAGTTCAGCACGCCCATTGTCTTTTGATGCTCCTACATAGCATCCCTGAGAACAGGTTATATGGAGAAAATCATTTTGGAGATCATAAATGTAGTTTAGTTCTTCGTATAGGTTTTTGACAAAGTAGTTTTCCATGCTTGTTATAGTACACTGACTAGAAGACGATGCACAGAAAAGGAGAACAAAGGGATATATGTAAATGCCCTCAACACATTAACCAGCTACATTGGTCTAGTCACTATATCTCGAAACTAAATAGGACACTATTCCATGAATTATTAAAGAAACTCAGTAAAAAAAATCAGAGTCTCTATTATGTGGGGGGTTTGGTACGATAGAAGACACCCATGTGATTTGTTGTGGGGATCCTACAGTGATAAATAGAAAACCCCATTAACAAACAAAGGACAAAATATATCAGTTGAGATAGAAGAAGGATAACAGTTGAACTACCAAACATGCCGACTGTGAAAACCTTACCCATCTAAAGAGCACGTAGACCCTCTCACAAAGAGCtataaaacaacaaaattaaatCAAACTTCCTGAACTCTAGTTCAAACTCTCTCACTTGATAGCGCTCCCCAAAGGCATCCTTCTCTACCCCACCACTAATCAAAATCCCCCACTGAGGATCCCAAAAGTGGCCCATTCTCATGTTGCTCCCCTGATGACTCAAAAACCAACCTTAGATTTGGAGATTAGGGATTCCTCACCTGTTGATGACAATAAAACACATTATGATCTTCAAGAACTAAATTTGGTTGTGAAAAATCATCAACTACACAAACTAGTGGATGATTTCTGCCTTCATTTCTCCTTAAATTGCTAAGCTAAGGATCCCCTAGTGAGTCCTCTATTCAATATTTGACTAGTACACCTCCACAATTTCATATCAGTCACTATTAAATGTTGACTAAAAAAAACATGTAGAATTGAACTGACCCTCCTCCCCTACTTGAATCACTCATTCTTTCACaagaatcaacaacaacatacccactgTATCTCACAAGTGTGGTCGGAAGGGTAGGATGTACACAAACGTTACCTCTACCCTTGAagaatagagaggttgtttccgataaaCTCAAACGAAATGTAATAGGTGCagaaaagtaagaaagaaaaagatacaacaaaaataacaaatctACAAAAACAGGTGTAACAACAGATATTAATAGACATTGAGGAAAAGGGGGTCTTTCACAAGATCAACAATTAGATAATCCAGAATCAAACTCACCCAGCATACAGATATAGGACTGCCAAATCAACAAATTATACATAAGCCTTCACAGAAAATACTAACTAGTATTTGTATAAAGTTGAcccttttttcaattttaaacacAGCTAAAACACATTTTagcaaaaattcaaaaacaaacACCATTCTTTCACAAGAATCAACTATTAGATAATCAAGAATCAAACCCACCCATCATATAGGACTACCAAATTAGCAAATTATATATAAACCTTAGCATAAACTATGTTGCCCGGACTCTCCAAAAAAATGTTGCCCCACCCATGTCgaatcctccaaaaatgcactacttttcaAGAATCCGACATGCACCCGATAACACGATTTTGAAGAATCCGAGCAACATAGCATAAATACTAACTAGTGTTTGTTTAAAGTAAccctttttttatttcaaacaCACTAAAACACTTTAagcaaaaaatcaaaaaacaaaCATCATTCTTTCACAAGAATCAACAACTAGAAAATCAAGAATCAAACCCACCCATCATATAAATATAGGACTGCCAAATCAGCAAATTGTATACATAAACCTTAGTGTA
This window encodes:
- the LOC129887916 gene encoding E3 ubiquitin-protein ligase KEG, which encodes MAKDIKGSPLAASFDYELYEGDPDHLRTVVAAPAPAGPYIDPASIKLKQRIGRGYFGDVWSATHHQSATDYDENHEVAIKRLHPINEDQVKAFLSKFEELWVNLKSKQFQGVCWLHGISVISGKICIVMRSYEGSVGDKMTRLKRGKLQLPDVLRYGIELAKVIQELHSMNVLVLNLKPTNFLLNEHDEVFLGDFGIPYLLLGVQPSDSDLALRRGTPNYMAPEQWEPEVRGPITCETDSWGFGCSIIEMLTGVQPWFGKSVQDIYRSVVINQEKPQLPGGLPTAIEDVLNGCFEFDFRNRPLMVDILQAFESSKNAVYSEGEWSDIGGTLSDKSKTRGFTTWYLSKDLLEVGDTIRSRKMFNSEKSQDLAVVEGSVVGLEKDTDRDGFVLVRVPNLRSPLRVNASTIERVTCGLAAGDWVRLVNENKNQFSVGILHSVQRDGSITVGILGLETLWTGHSSDVEKVDPYFLGQFVQLKSNVETPRFEWPKKWGGGWATGRISQILPNGCLVVHFPGRMVFGDKPNTFLADPDEVIQVSFDTCPGIIKKYQHLEDFHWCIRPLSIVFSLFTAAKLGISVGKCINGKLKKDHQTSSDRRTKDGEVGGKQAWLRPNILFKEGAATAR